From the genome of Flammeovirga agarivorans:
TTAAACAGAACACAACATCAGCTAAAACAGCAAGTCTCGGCCGACTCGTCCTCGCTCGCAGTTTAGCAAATCCGTTATAGCCCATTAAATGGAAACTCAACAATAATTAAAACAAACAGCAATAGTATGGAGCTTCTAATTTTACTGTTATTATTTATATTTTTTTTTGCAAGTATTTTATTACTACCTGCTTTTTTTATTGTAATAAGAGCAAAACGTTTTCATGCTCAATTAACAATAGGTCAGGCATTTTCAATGAGAATTAGAAAAACAGCTTCAGATAATGTGCTTAAAGGATTAGCTATTGTACAGGAACATAATTTTAATGTGAGTTTATCGGAATTAGAAACTTTGGAACTTGCAGGAGGCGATCCATATAAAGTTATGGAAGCTATGGTAAATTATAGTCATGTAAAATCATTGAATATTAAAACATTATTTGCAATGAATCTTTCTGGCTTAGATTTCAAAGATGCTATTGAGAAAAATCTAATTGAACAAGAAATAAAATTAGAAAAACAAGAATTTGGAGGGTTTATTATAGATTATCATGTTAAGTATAAATATAGAATAGGAGTAGGTCAACAAAAAATTGTTAAAGAAGAAATAGAGAAAGAAATATCTCAAAGACTCTTAAATTTCTTTATGTATTGGGAAGGAGATAATCTATTTAATATTAATAATTATATAAAGACGAATGTATTAAATCATGAATATTGGGATAAAATTTTATGTTTAGATTTGAACTTTCAAGAAATAGAAATTAAAAATAAATAAAACGGGCTATAACAACAGCTAAAACTCCACATTCGGGTGACGCACCCTCACACGTAGTTTAGCCATTACGTTACAGAGCATTCAATCTAACAAACAACATCAAC
Proteins encoded in this window:
- a CDS encoding flotillin-like FloA family protein, with translation MELLILLLLFIFFFASILLLPAFFIVIRAKRFHAQLTIGQAFSMRIRKTASDNVLKGLAIVQEHNFNVSLSELETLELAGGDPYKVMEAMVNYSHVKSLNIKTLFAMNLSGLDFKDAIEKNLIEQEIKLEKQEFGGFIIDYHVKYKYRIGVGQQKIVKEEIEKEISQRLLNFFMYWEGDNLFNINNYIKTNVLNHEYWDKILCLDLNFQEIEIKNK